The proteins below come from a single Panicum hallii strain FIL2 chromosome 7, PHallii_v3.1, whole genome shotgun sequence genomic window:
- the LOC112899389 gene encoding uncharacterized protein LOC112899389 isoform X2 → MSAAAAAAMADELEATRQKKRRKKHRERAEVAAASSESPRPPATPDSMPESPAPIAPETLTSTAVAACKGGKRKKQEVAAASPLVEAAVRKEERKKHKRSRYQEEAATPSPSAPATAAQILEMAAARKEQRRGKVEQGQSCQALLPVDVHPQGRGVAAAGGGVSVSKSVKRCSGGKIPVLSDREILRIRRIELRKQQPMPESFVPAMANPNPIYQDSKYSSPFGAFFDQFCYKPDRQEGLNAPSLPKTPDRPARPLPRDHPPSLSTQLTANETFMAAKTTASNTKQPHSASVLGPQEVKVKEKERSDKKSSETKKSRKKSPLLSAAEKRSDKYRRLPLNQLVRPPRSQYNLLQEKYASDPWKVIVICMLLNLTKGDQVKKILKGFFKRYPDAQTAYTADPEMMAKYLAPLGLQRVKANRIQRFSKAYVEEEWTYITELCGVGKYAADAYAIFCAGRATEVVPEDHMLVVYWKFVCKLSLTQAWQNEQEAAGAD, encoded by the exons atgtcggcggcggcggcggcggccatggcagaTGAGTTGGAGGCGACGCGgcagaagaagaggaggaagaagcacaGGGAGCGTGCGGAGGTCGCGGCGGCTTCCTCAGAGTCTCCTCGACCTCCGGCGACTCCTGATTCCATGCCGGAGTCCCCGGCCCCAATCGCTCCCGAAACCCTAacctcgacggcggtggcggcgtgcAAGGGGGGCAAGAGGAAGAAGCAGGAGGTAGCGGCGGCATCTCCATTGGTGGAGGCGGCCGTGCGGAAGGAGGAGAGAAAGAAGCACAAGAGAAGCAGGTATCAGGAGGAGGCGGCTACCCCATCGCCCTccgcccctgccaccgccgcccaaATCTTGGAGATGGCCGCGGCGAGGAAGGAGCAGAGGCGGGGTAAGGTGGAGCAGGGGCAATCCTGCCAGGCGCTATTACCCGTGGATGTCCATCCCCAAGGCAGAGGGGTAGCAGCAGCCGGTGGTGGTGTTAGTGTTAGTAAGAGTGTAAAGAGGTGCAGTGGTGGCAAGATCCCAGTGCTGAGTGACCGCGAGATCCTCAGGATAAGAAGAATTGAGTTGAGGAAGCAACAGCCAATGCCCGAAAGCTTCGTCCCCGCCATGGCTAATCCCAATCCCATTTATCAGGACTCCAAGTATTCCTCTCCTTTTGGTGCATTCTTTGACCAGTTCTGCTACAAGCCTGACCGCCAGGAAGGTCTCAATGCTCCGTCTCTTCCGAAAACCCCTGATCGTCCAGCCAGGCCGCTTCCTCGAGATCACCCGCCATCTCTGTCTACTCAGCTCACTGCAAACGAGACCTTCATGGCTGCCAAGACAACGGCATCGAACACAAAACAACCACACTCAGCATCAGTCTTAGGTCCACAAGAAGTAAAggtaaaagaaaaggaaaggtcTGACAAGAAAAGTAGTGAGACGAAGAAGTCAAGAAAAAAATCACCATTGCTTAGTGCTGCCGAGAAGCGGTCAGACAAGTATCGCCGCCTGCCACTGAATCAGCTGGTGCGTCCGCCGCGTTCCCAGTATAACCTCCTGCAGGAGAAGTACGCATCTGACCCCTGGAAGGTCATTGTAATATGTATGCTTCTCAACTTAACAAAAGGAGATCAG GTTAAGAAGATATTGAAGGGCTTCTTCAAACGCTATCCTGATGCTCAGACTGCATATACAGCTGATCCTGAAATGATGGCAAAGTATCTAGCACCTCTGGGATTGCAGCGTGTGAAAGCAAACAGGATCCAGAGATTCTCTAAGGCTTATGTTGAAGAGGAATGGACCTACATTACAGAGCTTTGTGGCGTTGGCAA GTATGCAGCTGATGCTTATGCAATCTTTTGTGCTGGAAGGGCAACAGAGGTGGTTCCAGAAGATCACATGTTAGTTGTTTACTGGAAGTTCGTCTGTAAGTTAAGCTTAACTCAG GCATGGCAGAACGAGCAGGAGGCTGCAGGAGCAGACTAG
- the LOC112899389 gene encoding uncharacterized protein LOC112899389 isoform X1 translates to MSAAAAAAMADELEATRQKKRRKKHRERAEVAAASSESPRPPATPDSMPESPAPIAPETLTSTAVAACKGGKRKKQEVAAASPLVEAAVRKEERKKHKRSRYQEEAATPSPSAPATAAQILEMAAARKEQRRGKVEQGQSCQALLPVDVHPQGRGVAAAGGGVSVSKSVKRCSGGKIPVLSDREILRIRRIELRKQQPMPESFVPAMANPNPIYQDSKYSSPFGAFFDQFCYKPDRQEGLNAPSLPKTPDRPARPLPRDHPPSLSTQLTANETFMAAKTTASNTKQPHSASVLGPQEVKVKEKERSDKKSSETKKSRKKSPLLSAAEKRSDKYRRLPLNQLVRPPRSQYNLLQEKYASDPWKVIVICMLLNLTKGDQVKKILKGFFKRYPDAQTAYTADPEMMAKYLAPLGLQRVKANRIQRFSKAYVEEEWTYITELCGVGKYAADAYAIFCAGRATEVVPEDHMLVVYWKFVCMAERAGGCRSRLGWGTFAPELHQIAVSC, encoded by the exons atgtcggcggcggcggcggcggccatggcagaTGAGTTGGAGGCGACGCGgcagaagaagaggaggaagaagcacaGGGAGCGTGCGGAGGTCGCGGCGGCTTCCTCAGAGTCTCCTCGACCTCCGGCGACTCCTGATTCCATGCCGGAGTCCCCGGCCCCAATCGCTCCCGAAACCCTAacctcgacggcggtggcggcgtgcAAGGGGGGCAAGAGGAAGAAGCAGGAGGTAGCGGCGGCATCTCCATTGGTGGAGGCGGCCGTGCGGAAGGAGGAGAGAAAGAAGCACAAGAGAAGCAGGTATCAGGAGGAGGCGGCTACCCCATCGCCCTccgcccctgccaccgccgcccaaATCTTGGAGATGGCCGCGGCGAGGAAGGAGCAGAGGCGGGGTAAGGTGGAGCAGGGGCAATCCTGCCAGGCGCTATTACCCGTGGATGTCCATCCCCAAGGCAGAGGGGTAGCAGCAGCCGGTGGTGGTGTTAGTGTTAGTAAGAGTGTAAAGAGGTGCAGTGGTGGCAAGATCCCAGTGCTGAGTGACCGCGAGATCCTCAGGATAAGAAGAATTGAGTTGAGGAAGCAACAGCCAATGCCCGAAAGCTTCGTCCCCGCCATGGCTAATCCCAATCCCATTTATCAGGACTCCAAGTATTCCTCTCCTTTTGGTGCATTCTTTGACCAGTTCTGCTACAAGCCTGACCGCCAGGAAGGTCTCAATGCTCCGTCTCTTCCGAAAACCCCTGATCGTCCAGCCAGGCCGCTTCCTCGAGATCACCCGCCATCTCTGTCTACTCAGCTCACTGCAAACGAGACCTTCATGGCTGCCAAGACAACGGCATCGAACACAAAACAACCACACTCAGCATCAGTCTTAGGTCCACAAGAAGTAAAggtaaaagaaaaggaaaggtcTGACAAGAAAAGTAGTGAGACGAAGAAGTCAAGAAAAAAATCACCATTGCTTAGTGCTGCCGAGAAGCGGTCAGACAAGTATCGCCGCCTGCCACTGAATCAGCTGGTGCGTCCGCCGCGTTCCCAGTATAACCTCCTGCAGGAGAAGTACGCATCTGACCCCTGGAAGGTCATTGTAATATGTATGCTTCTCAACTTAACAAAAGGAGATCAG GTTAAGAAGATATTGAAGGGCTTCTTCAAACGCTATCCTGATGCTCAGACTGCATATACAGCTGATCCTGAAATGATGGCAAAGTATCTAGCACCTCTGGGATTGCAGCGTGTGAAAGCAAACAGGATCCAGAGATTCTCTAAGGCTTATGTTGAAGAGGAATGGACCTACATTACAGAGCTTTGTGGCGTTGGCAA GTATGCAGCTGATGCTTATGCAATCTTTTGTGCTGGAAGGGCAACAGAGGTGGTTCCAGAAGATCACATGTTAGTTGTTTACTGGAAGTTCGTCT GCATGGCAGAACGAGCAGGAGGCTGCAGGAGCAGACTAGGCTGGGGAACTTTTGCTCCTGAGTTGCACCAAATCGCTGTTAGCTGTTGA